A section of the Streptomyces sp. Je 1-369 genome encodes:
- a CDS encoding WhiB family transcriptional regulator produces MLQPSSHQSLQVAAVPAQREPVRDRDDDAPWHTEAVCRRDEAGLFFAPSKEPTAARLSREEAAKRVCARCPVMVECREHALLQPEPYGVWGGLTAAERRVVLARRRRRDLELQKAAHATGIAAAG; encoded by the coding sequence GTGCTGCAACCGTCGTCGCACCAGTCTCTGCAGGTCGCCGCTGTCCCGGCCCAGCGTGAGCCAGTGCGAGATCGGGACGATGACGCCCCGTGGCACACGGAGGCCGTGTGCCGCCGTGACGAGGCCGGACTCTTCTTCGCCCCGTCCAAGGAACCCACCGCGGCGCGGCTCTCCCGCGAGGAGGCCGCCAAGCGCGTCTGCGCCCGCTGTCCCGTCATGGTCGAGTGCCGCGAGCACGCACTCCTGCAACCGGAGCCGTACGGCGTGTGGGGCGGCCTCACCGCCGCCGAGCGCCGCGTGGTCCTGGCCCGCCGCCGCAGGCGCGACCTGGAGCTGCAGAAGGCGGCGCACGCGACGGGGATAGCCGCGGCGGGATAG
- the glpX gene encoding class II fructose-bisphosphatase: protein MTEHHLPSELEVSPEAPDRNLALELVRVTEAAAMAAGRWVGRGDKNGADGAAVRAMRTLVHTVSMNGIVVIGEGEKDEAPMLFNGERIGDGTGAEVDIAVDPIDGTTLCAKGMPNAIAVLAAADRGAMFDPSAVFYMDKLVTGPEAADYVDINAPAAVNIRRVAKAKNSSPEDVTVMILDRPRHEGIVKEIRETGARIKFISDGDVAGSVMAVREGTGVDLLMGIGGTPEGIISACAIKCLGGTIQGKLWPKDDEERQRAIDAGHDLDRTLSTDDLVKGDNVFFVATGITDGELLQGVRYRAATASTSSLVMRSKSGTIRKIDSDHRLSKLRAYSAVDFDRAK from the coding sequence ATGACCGAGCATCATCTCCCTTCCGAGCTCGAGGTTTCTCCCGAGGCTCCCGACCGCAACCTCGCCCTGGAGCTCGTCCGGGTCACCGAGGCCGCCGCCATGGCCGCAGGCCGCTGGGTCGGCCGCGGCGACAAGAACGGCGCCGACGGTGCCGCCGTGCGGGCCATGCGGACCCTCGTCCACACCGTCTCGATGAACGGCATCGTCGTCATCGGCGAGGGCGAGAAGGACGAAGCCCCGATGCTCTTCAACGGAGAGCGCATCGGCGACGGCACCGGCGCCGAGGTCGACATCGCCGTCGACCCGATCGACGGCACGACGCTCTGTGCGAAGGGCATGCCGAACGCCATCGCGGTGCTCGCCGCCGCCGACCGCGGCGCCATGTTCGACCCGTCCGCCGTCTTCTACATGGACAAGCTGGTCACCGGCCCCGAAGCCGCGGATTACGTGGACATCAACGCGCCCGCCGCGGTCAACATCCGCCGCGTCGCCAAGGCCAAGAACTCCTCGCCCGAGGACGTCACGGTCATGATCCTGGACCGGCCCCGCCACGAGGGCATCGTCAAGGAGATCCGCGAGACCGGCGCCCGCATCAAGTTCATCTCGGACGGCGACGTCGCGGGCTCGGTCATGGCCGTCCGCGAGGGCACGGGCGTCGACCTGCTGATGGGCATCGGCGGCACCCCCGAGGGCATCATCTCGGCCTGCGCCATCAAGTGCCTGGGCGGCACCATCCAGGGCAAGCTGTGGCCCAAGGACGACGAGGAGCGCCAGCGCGCCATCGACGCCGGCCACGACCTGGACCGCACGCTCTCCACGGACGACCTGGTCAAGGGCGACAACGTCTTCTTCGTCGCCACCGGCATCACCGACGGCGAACTGCTCCAGGGCGTCCGCTACCGCGCGGCGACCGCTTCGACGTCGTCCCTGGTCATGCGCTCCAAATCGGGCACGATCCGGAAGATCGACTCCGACCACCGGCTGTCGAAGCTGCGCGCGTACAGCGCGGTCGACTTCGACCGCGCCAAGTAG
- a CDS encoding DUF4245 domain-containing protein, whose amino-acid sequence MAGRQGTQTVKNMLWSLVVIALAAGVIYIFIPHNESKSSVKRVDYRVELLTARRAAAYPVAAPEGLAKAWKPTSVRFNGADHDTWHLGFLDPDEEYVALEQSTEKPSAFIKRVTQNASKTEAAEEIGGRTWQRYEGSKYDALVIEGEGATTVVTGTASFDQLAKMAESLKMS is encoded by the coding sequence GTGGCAGGCAGACAAGGCACTCAGACCGTCAAGAACATGCTGTGGTCGTTGGTGGTGATCGCACTCGCCGCGGGTGTGATCTACATCTTCATCCCGCACAACGAGTCCAAGAGCTCCGTGAAGCGGGTCGACTACCGCGTGGAGCTCCTGACGGCCCGCAGGGCCGCGGCCTACCCGGTGGCGGCGCCCGAAGGCCTGGCCAAGGCGTGGAAGCCGACGTCCGTGCGGTTCAACGGCGCCGACCACGACACCTGGCACCTGGGCTTCCTCGACCCGGACGAGGAGTACGTGGCGCTCGAGCAGTCGACGGAGAAGCCGTCGGCGTTCATCAAGAGGGTCACGCAGAACGCCTCGAAGACCGAGGCCGCCGAGGAGATCGGCGGCCGCACCTGGCAGCGCTACGAGGGCTCGAAGTACGACGCCCTGGTGATCGAGGGGGAGGGCGCCACGACGGTGGTCACGGGCACGGCGTCCTTCGACCAGCTGGCGAAGATGGCCGAGTCGCTGAAGATGTCCTGA
- a CDS encoding malonic semialdehyde reductase gives MSLALDPAAQDLLFREARTANTFTDEPVTDEQVQAIYDLVKYGPTAFNQSPLRVTLVRSPEARERLVQHMAEGNRPKTAAAPLVAILSADNEFHNELPALFPHFPQAKDAFFAERPVREQAAQLNAALQAAYFIVGVRAAGLAAGPMTGYDPAGLQKEFLDDDHTPLMVVNIGKPGDDAWFPRSPRLSYDDVVTTV, from the coding sequence ATGTCTCTCGCACTTGACCCCGCCGCCCAGGACCTGCTCTTCCGCGAGGCCCGCACCGCGAACACCTTCACCGACGAGCCGGTCACCGACGAGCAGGTCCAGGCCATCTACGACCTGGTCAAGTACGGCCCGACCGCCTTCAACCAGTCGCCGCTGCGCGTCACCCTGGTCCGCTCCCCCGAGGCCCGCGAGCGCCTGGTGCAGCACATGGCCGAGGGCAACCGCCCGAAGACGGCCGCCGCGCCGCTCGTCGCGATCCTCTCCGCGGACAACGAGTTCCACAACGAGCTCCCCGCCCTGTTCCCGCACTTCCCGCAGGCCAAGGACGCCTTCTTCGCCGAGCGCCCGGTCCGTGAGCAGGCCGCCCAGCTGAACGCCGCGCTCCAGGCCGCGTACTTCATCGTCGGCGTCCGCGCCGCCGGTCTGGCCGCCGGTCCGATGACGGGTTACGACCCGGCCGGCCTCCAGAAGGAGTTCCTGGACGACGACCACACCCCGCTGATGGTCGTCAACATCGGCAAGCCGGGCGACGACGCCTGGTTCCCGCGCTCCCCGCGCCTGTCCTACGACGACGTCGTCACCACGGTCTGA
- a CDS encoding exodeoxyribonuclease VII small subunit has translation MTSTTDDRTGSTDALGYEQARDELIEVVRRLETGGTTLEESLALWERGEELAKICRRWLDGARARLDAALAGPEMDDETDGGSGADNDANDV, from the coding sequence ATGACCAGCACAACGGACGACCGCACCGGCTCCACGGACGCGCTCGGCTACGAGCAGGCGCGGGACGAGCTCATCGAGGTGGTGCGCCGCCTGGAGACCGGCGGCACGACCCTGGAGGAGTCGCTCGCCCTGTGGGAGCGCGGCGAGGAGCTGGCGAAGATCTGCCGACGCTGGCTCGACGGCGCCCGCGCCCGGCTCGACGCCGCCCTGGCGGGCCCGGAGATGGACGACGAGACGGACGGCGGGTCAGGCGCCGACAACGACGCCAACGACGTCTGA
- the xseA gene encoding exodeoxyribonuclease VII large subunit, with protein MALNTSADAPIPVGEVSRLIGGWIDRLGAVWVEGQITQLSRRPGAGVVFMTLRDPSHDISVSVTCYRQVFDAVADVVSEGARVVVRAKPEWYERRGQLSLRAAEIKPVGVGELLARIEQLKKSLGAEGLFSPERKKTLPFLPQLIGLVTGRASAAERDVLENARHRWPAVRFEVRNVPVQGVHAVPQVVQAVQDLDAHNEVDVIIVARGGGSVEDLLPFSDEQLVRAVAACRTPVVSAIGHEPDNPLLDHVADLRASTPTDAAKRVVPDVGEEYERVQWLRDRARRSMDGYLEREARGLTHALARPCMEHPHRMVEEREEQVAALVDRSRRTLGHLLDRAGSELTHTHARVVALSPAATLQRGYAVLQKADGSVVRAPEDVDADDELRARVAEGDFTVRAV; from the coding sequence ATGGCTCTCAACACGTCCGCCGACGCGCCCATCCCCGTCGGCGAGGTGTCGCGGCTCATCGGGGGATGGATCGACCGGCTCGGTGCCGTCTGGGTCGAGGGGCAGATCACGCAGCTGTCCCGCAGGCCCGGCGCCGGCGTCGTCTTCATGACGTTGCGCGACCCGTCGCACGACATCTCCGTGAGCGTCACCTGCTACCGGCAGGTGTTCGACGCCGTGGCGGACGTCGTGTCCGAGGGTGCCCGCGTCGTCGTACGCGCGAAGCCGGAGTGGTACGAGCGGCGGGGTCAGCTGTCGCTGCGGGCCGCCGAGATAAAGCCCGTCGGCGTCGGTGAGCTGCTCGCCCGGATCGAGCAGCTCAAGAAGAGCCTGGGGGCCGAGGGTCTCTTTTCGCCCGAGCGCAAGAAGACGCTGCCGTTTCTGCCCCAGCTCATCGGGCTCGTCACCGGCCGCGCGTCCGCCGCCGAGCGCGACGTCCTGGAGAACGCACGGCACCGCTGGCCCGCCGTCCGCTTCGAGGTGCGCAACGTCCCCGTCCAGGGTGTCCACGCCGTGCCGCAGGTCGTGCAGGCCGTACAGGACCTGGACGCTCACAACGAAGTCGACGTGATCATCGTGGCGCGCGGCGGCGGCAGCGTCGAGGACCTGCTGCCGTTCTCGGACGAGCAGCTCGTGCGCGCGGTCGCCGCGTGCCGTACGCCGGTCGTGTCCGCCATCGGCCACGAGCCGGACAACCCGCTCCTGGACCACGTCGCGGACCTGCGCGCCTCCACGCCCACCGACGCCGCGAAGAGGGTCGTGCCGGACGTCGGCGAGGAGTACGAACGCGTGCAGTGGCTCCGCGACCGCGCCCGGCGCAGCATGGACGGCTACCTGGAGCGCGAGGCCCGCGGCCTCACGCACGCCCTGGCCCGCCCCTGCATGGAGCACCCGCACCGCATGGTCGAGGAGCGCGAGGAGCAGGTCGCCGCGCTGGTCGACCGCAGTCGGCGGACGCTCGGGCATCTTCTGGACCGCGCGGGCTCGGAGTTGACGCACACCCACGCGCGCGTGGTGGCCCTCTCCCCAGCCGCGACCCTTCAGAGGGGGTACGCGGTGCTCCAGAAGGCGGACGGTTCGGTCGTCCGCGCCCCCGAGGACGTGGACGCCGACGACGAGCTCAGGGCGCGCGTCGCCGAGGGCGACTTCACCGTACGAGCCGTATGA
- a CDS encoding APC family permease yields MSGQSASTGAHAEPAGPAGGTEPPQGDGLRRSLGFRDLVVYGLLFIAPMAPVGVFGTLDAKSHGAVALVYLIATVAMAFTAFSYAQMVRVVPQAGSVFAYARAGLGKGPGFIAGWMAMLDYLLIPAVAYLFSGIAMNSLVPSVSRWVWTALAVLITTALNLWGVRTAARVGFAVLALEVVVLLVFVVAAAVVLIRDGAQRDWLSPLAGDGSQGAFALSAVVGAVSIAVLSYLGFDAIASFAEEVTGGSAKVARAVLVCLALAGFLFILQTYLVALLEPLSSAELASDPGKQGTAFYDAVDSAAGSWLHDLVAASKAIGAAFAALAGQAAAGRLLFAMARDRRLPKALSKTDSGTPRVALLCAAVITMVAAVWAARRDDGMDHLVSVVDIGALTAFLLLHASVVGWFALRHRDAAFSFWRHVLVPVLGAAIVVAVIWEASGSAQVMGAVWLGVGLVVLLAQGRGLARGPLRG; encoded by the coding sequence ATGTCCGGACAGTCCGCCAGTACGGGAGCCCACGCCGAGCCCGCGGGGCCCGCGGGGGGCACTGAGCCTCCACAGGGTGACGGGCTGCGGCGCAGCCTCGGCTTCCGCGACCTCGTCGTCTACGGACTGCTGTTCATCGCCCCCATGGCGCCGGTCGGCGTCTTCGGGACGCTGGACGCGAAGTCGCACGGCGCCGTCGCCCTCGTCTATCTGATCGCCACAGTCGCCATGGCGTTCACCGCGTTCAGTTACGCGCAGATGGTGCGGGTCGTCCCCCAGGCGGGGTCCGTGTTCGCCTACGCGCGCGCGGGACTCGGCAAAGGGCCCGGGTTCATCGCCGGGTGGATGGCGATGCTCGACTACCTCCTGATCCCGGCGGTCGCGTACCTCTTCTCCGGCATCGCCATGAACTCGCTGGTGCCGTCGGTGTCCCGGTGGGTGTGGACGGCCCTCGCGGTGCTCATCACGACCGCGCTGAACCTGTGGGGCGTGCGGACGGCGGCGCGGGTCGGATTCGCGGTGCTCGCCCTGGAGGTCGTGGTCCTGCTCGTCTTCGTCGTGGCGGCGGCGGTCGTACTGATCAGGGACGGTGCGCAGCGTGACTGGCTGTCGCCGCTGGCCGGGGACGGGTCGCAGGGCGCGTTCGCGCTGTCGGCGGTGGTCGGCGCGGTGTCGATCGCGGTCCTCTCCTACTTGGGCTTCGACGCGATCGCCTCCTTCGCGGAGGAGGTGACGGGCGGGTCGGCGAAGGTCGCGCGGGCGGTGCTGGTGTGTCTCGCGCTCGCGGGCTTCCTCTTCATCCTCCAGACGTACCTGGTGGCCCTCCTGGAGCCGCTGTCCTCGGCCGAGCTCGCGTCGGATCCGGGGAAGCAGGGCACGGCGTTCTACGACGCGGTGGACTCGGCCGCGGGGTCGTGGCTGCACGATCTGGTGGCCGCGAGCAAGGCGATCGGGGCGGCGTTCGCCGCGCTGGCGGGGCAGGCGGCTGCGGGGCGGCTGCTGTTCGCGATGGCGCGGGACCGGCGGCTGCCGAAGGCCCTCTCCAAGACGGACTCCGGTACGCCGCGGGTCGCGCTGCTGTGTGCGGCGGTCATCACGATGGTGGCGGCGGTGTGGGCGGCGCGGCGCGACGACGGGATGGACCACCTGGTGTCGGTGGTCGACATCGGGGCGCTCACGGCGTTCCTGCTGCTCCACGCGAGCGTGGTGGGCTGGTTCGCGCTGCGCCACCGGGACGCGGCGTTCAGCTTTTGGCGGCATGTGCTGGTACCCGTGCTGGGGGCGGCGATCGTGGTCGCGGTGATCTGGGAGGCGTCCGGGTCTGCGCAGGTGATGGGCGCGGTGTGGCTCGGGGTGGGGTTGGTTGTCCTGCTGGCGCAGGGGCGAGGTCTGGCGCGGGGGCCTTTGCGGGGTTGA
- a CDS encoding 4-hydroxy-3-methylbut-2-enyl diphosphate reductase: MGGMTATPGSRRVLLAAPRGYCAGVDRAVIAVEKALEQYGAPIYVRHEIVHNKYVVQTLEKKGAIFVDRTAEVPEGSIVMFSAHGVAPTVHAEAAERKLATIDATCPLVTKVHKEAVRFAKEDYDILLIGHEGHEEVIGTSGEAPDHITLVDGPEDVANVEVRDPDKVVWLSQTTLSVDETMETVDALKGKFPNLLSPPSDDICYATQNRQIAVKKLAEDAELVIVVGSKNSSNSIRMVEVALDSGAAASYLVDNAGEIDEAWLEGVTTVGLTSGASVPDVLVDGVIEWLAERGYGDVETVKTADESITFSLPKELRRDLRAEAAELSQS, translated from the coding sequence ATGGGGGGCATGACTGCTACGCCTGGCTCCCGCCGTGTCCTGCTCGCCGCTCCCCGTGGCTACTGCGCGGGCGTGGACCGTGCCGTGATCGCCGTCGAGAAGGCCCTGGAGCAGTACGGGGCCCCGATCTACGTACGCCACGAGATCGTCCACAACAAGTACGTCGTGCAGACCCTGGAGAAGAAGGGCGCGATCTTCGTCGACCGGACGGCGGAGGTGCCCGAGGGCTCCATCGTGATGTTCTCCGCGCACGGCGTGGCCCCGACCGTCCACGCGGAGGCCGCCGAGCGCAAGCTCGCCACCATCGACGCGACGTGCCCGCTGGTCACGAAGGTCCACAAGGAAGCGGTCCGGTTCGCCAAGGAGGACTACGACATCCTCCTCATCGGGCACGAGGGCCACGAGGAAGTCATCGGTACGTCGGGTGAGGCGCCCGACCACATCACGCTGGTCGACGGCCCCGAGGACGTCGCGAACGTCGAGGTCCGCGACCCGGACAAGGTCGTCTGGCTCTCCCAGACCACCCTCTCCGTGGACGAGACCATGGAGACGGTCGACGCCCTGAAGGGCAAGTTCCCGAACCTGCTCTCGCCGCCCAGCGACGACATCTGCTACGCGACGCAGAACCGTCAGATCGCGGTGAAGAAGCTCGCCGAGGACGCCGAGCTGGTCATCGTCGTCGGCTCCAAGAACTCCTCGAACTCCATCCGCATGGTCGAGGTCGCCCTGGACTCGGGCGCCGCCGCCTCGTACCTGGTGGACAACGCCGGCGAGATCGACGAGGCGTGGCTGGAGGGCGTGACCACGGTCGGCCTGACCTCGGGCGCCTCGGTCCCGGACGTGCTGGTGGACGGCGTCATCGAGTGGCTCGCCGAGCGGGGCTACGGTGACGTGGAGACCGTCAAGACGGCCGACGAGTCCATCACCTTCTCGCTGCCCAAGGAGCTCCGCAGGGACCTGCGCGCGGAGGCGGCGGAGCTGTCGCAGAGCTGA
- the ppgK gene encoding polyphosphate--glucose phosphotransferase, with protein MQIFGVDIGGSGIKGAPVDLDRGDLTEERHKVLTPQPSTPDAVVDGVCEVVQHFGWTGPVGATFPGVITNGTARTAANVDKSWIGTDIQKLVSERLGGAKVTVLNDADAAGVAEMHFGAGRGRTGTVILLTLGTGIGSALFTGGRLVPNTELGHLELRGHDAEKKASSKAREDEDLSWEHWARRVQKYLAHVEMLFSPELFIIGGGVSRKSEKFLPLIEGISAEIVPAQLQNNAGIVGAAMGAAEA; from the coding sequence ATGCAGATCTTCGGTGTGGACATCGGCGGATCCGGGATCAAGGGCGCTCCCGTTGACCTGGATCGTGGAGACCTGACAGAAGAGCGCCACAAGGTGCTGACCCCACAACCATCGACCCCGGATGCGGTGGTCGACGGCGTGTGCGAGGTCGTCCAGCACTTCGGCTGGACGGGCCCCGTGGGCGCGACCTTCCCCGGCGTGATCACCAACGGCACGGCTCGTACCGCCGCCAACGTGGACAAGAGCTGGATCGGCACGGACATCCAGAAACTCGTCTCCGAACGGCTGGGCGGCGCCAAGGTCACCGTACTGAACGACGCGGACGCGGCAGGCGTCGCCGAGATGCACTTCGGCGCGGGCCGCGGCCGTACGGGCACGGTCATCCTGCTCACCCTCGGCACGGGCATCGGCAGCGCGCTGTTCACCGGCGGCCGCCTGGTCCCGAACACGGAGCTCGGCCACCTGGAGCTGCGCGGCCACGACGCGGAGAAGAAGGCCTCATCCAAGGCGCGCGAGGACGAGGACCTGAGCTGGGAGCACTGGGCGCGGCGCGTACAGAAGTACCTCGCGCATGTGGAGATGCTGTTCTCGCCCGAGCTGTTCATCATCGGCGGCGGTGTCAGCCGCAAGTCGGAGAAGTTCCTGCCGCTCATCGAGGGCATCTCGGCGGAGATCGTCCCGGCGCAGCTGCAGAACAACGCGGGGATCGTGGGAGCGGCGATGGGGGCGGCGGAGGCGTAG
- a CDS encoding DUF6542 domain-containing protein, translating to MPNPRLTGLGSGLFCTAVMFLLACLLHLIGDGSVVAYGVLFVPVAALTALWVRPADLVTAPVAVPIAFAAGVLPVAEGTAGFGGRLMGLVTTLALQAGWLYGGTLVAGLIVTVRKIRLMVLRRQGRSAALAEGRAAPPHAQAQAQAQARGGGGGGGASVGSSGKRLPTA from the coding sequence ATGCCCAACCCCCGCCTGACCGGGCTCGGCAGCGGCCTCTTCTGCACGGCCGTGATGTTCCTGCTCGCCTGCCTGCTGCATCTGATCGGGGACGGTTCCGTCGTCGCGTACGGCGTGCTGTTCGTACCCGTCGCCGCGTTGACGGCCCTGTGGGTGCGCCCCGCCGACCTGGTCACCGCTCCCGTGGCCGTGCCGATCGCCTTCGCCGCCGGGGTGCTGCCCGTCGCGGAGGGCACGGCCGGGTTCGGCGGTCGGCTCATGGGGCTCGTGACGACGCTGGCCCTCCAGGCCGGCTGGCTGTACGGCGGGACGCTCGTCGCCGGGCTCATCGTGACCGTACGGAAGATCCGGCTGATGGTGTTGCGGAGGCAGGGGCGATCGGCGGCCCTGGCTGAGGGGCGTGCGGCGCCGCCCCATGCGCAGGCTCAGGCGCAGGCTCAGGCGCGAGGAGGCGGGGGCGGAGGCGGGGCTTCCGTGGGGAGTAGTGGGAAGCGGCTGCCCACCGCCTAG
- the ychF gene encoding redox-regulated ATPase YchF: protein MSLTIGIVGLPNVGKSTLFNALTKNDVLAANYPFATIEPNVGVVGVPDPRLTKLAEIFSSQKVLPATVDFVDIAGIVRGASEGEGLGNKFLANIRESDAICQVIRAFKDENVVHVDGKVSPKDDIETINTELILADLQTIEKVLPRLQKESRIKKDIAPKVKAVEAAKEILEKGDTLFSAGIVQGSGNEELLHDLHLLTTKPFLYVFNVDEDELTDDAFKAEQSALVAPAEAIFLNAKLESDLAELDEDEALELLQSVGQEEPGLATLAHVGFRTLGLQTYLTAGPKESRAWTIPQGATAPEAAGVIHTDFQKGFIKAEVISFEDLVETGSVAEARAAGKARMEGKEYVMQDGDVVEFRFNV from the coding sequence GTGTCGCTCACGATCGGAATCGTCGGTCTGCCGAATGTCGGCAAGTCGACCCTGTTCAACGCCCTGACCAAGAACGACGTGCTGGCGGCCAACTACCCGTTCGCCACGATCGAGCCCAACGTGGGAGTGGTCGGCGTCCCCGACCCCCGCCTCACGAAACTGGCCGAGATCTTCTCCTCCCAGAAGGTCCTCCCGGCCACGGTCGACTTCGTCGACATCGCGGGCATCGTGCGCGGCGCGAGCGAGGGCGAGGGCCTCGGCAACAAGTTCCTCGCGAACATCCGCGAGTCGGACGCGATCTGCCAGGTCATCCGTGCCTTCAAGGACGAGAACGTCGTGCACGTCGACGGCAAGGTCTCGCCCAAGGACGACATCGAGACGATCAACACCGAGCTGATCCTCGCGGACCTCCAGACGATCGAGAAGGTCCTGCCGCGCCTCCAGAAGGAGTCGCGCATCAAGAAGGACATCGCTCCGAAGGTGAAGGCGGTCGAGGCGGCCAAGGAGATCCTGGAGAAGGGCGACACGCTCTTCTCGGCGGGCATCGTCCAGGGCTCCGGCAACGAGGAGCTCCTCCACGACCTCCACCTCCTCACCACCAAGCCCTTCCTCTACGTCTTCAACGTGGACGAGGACGAGCTGACGGACGACGCGTTCAAGGCCGAGCAGAGCGCGCTGGTCGCCCCCGCGGAGGCGATCTTCCTCAACGCGAAGCTGGAGTCGGACCTCGCGGAACTGGACGAGGACGAGGCCCTCGAACTCCTCCAGTCGGTAGGCCAGGAAGAGCCCGGCCTCGCCACCCTCGCCCACGTAGGCTTCCGTACCCTCGGCCTCCAGACCTACCTCACGGCAGGCCCCAAGGAATCCCGCGCCTGGACGATCCCCCAGGGAGCCACGGCCCCCGAGGCCGCGGGCGTCATCCACACGGACTTCCAGAAGGGCTTCATCAAGGCCGAGGTCATCTCTTTCGAGGACCTGGTCGAAACGGGCTCGGTGGCGGAGGCCCGCGCGGCGGGCAAGGCGCGCATGGAGGGCAAGGAGTATGTGATGCAGGACGGGGATGTGGTGGAGTTCCGGTTCAACGTGTAG
- a CDS encoding type II toxin-antitoxin system RelE family toxin has protein sequence MSEYRTVFRPEAQDELRKIPRAMALRILAKLTELESDPLGFNTTALVSQPERRRLRVGDYRVVYTIDNGELVVWVVHVGDRSTAYET, from the coding sequence GTGAGTGAATACCGCACCGTCTTCCGGCCCGAGGCTCAGGACGAACTGCGCAAGATCCCCCGCGCCATGGCGCTCCGCATCCTGGCCAAGCTGACCGAGCTGGAAAGCGATCCGCTCGGCTTCAACACCACCGCACTCGTCTCACAACCGGAACGCCGCCGTTTGCGGGTCGGTGACTACCGGGTCGTATACACGATCGACAACGGAGAACTGGTGGTGTGGGTCGTACACGTCGGTGATCGTTCCACCGCCTACGAGACCTGA
- a CDS encoding type II toxin-antitoxin system Phd/YefM family antitoxin, which yields MTQSMPVESIRDVRAHLAEVVERADREDVPTVITRRGKEVAAVVSIDVLRKYQEWEEREINRIIDERMADPAPGIPIEDIMRETLARSE from the coding sequence ATGACGCAGTCCATGCCCGTAGAGTCCATCCGCGACGTGCGTGCCCACCTGGCGGAAGTCGTGGAGCGCGCTGACCGCGAGGACGTGCCCACCGTGATCACGCGCCGGGGCAAGGAGGTCGCCGCCGTCGTCTCCATCGACGTATTGCGCAAGTACCAGGAATGGGAAGAGCGCGAGATCAACCGGATCATCGACGAGCGCATGGCCGACCCTGCACCCGGCATCCCGATCGAGGACATCATGAGGGAGACGCTGGCGCGCAGTGAGTGA